One stretch of Comamonas testosteroni DNA includes these proteins:
- a CDS encoding MmoB/DmpM family protein — protein sequence MSTSASTPVSKVFIAFQDNEESRPVVDAILADNTHAQAVYSPGLVKIDAPGRLVIRRASIEEQTGRPYELQQIQINLVTLSGHVEEDDDEFSLSWNQ from the coding sequence ATGAGCACATCTGCCAGCACCCCCGTCTCCAAGGTGTTCATCGCCTTTCAGGACAACGAGGAATCGCGCCCCGTGGTGGACGCCATCCTCGCCGACAACACCCACGCCCAAGCCGTGTACTCGCCCGGTCTCGTGAAGATCGACGCCCCCGGCCGCCTGGTCATACGTCGCGCCAGCATTGAAGAGCAGACCGGTCGCCCCTACGAGCTGCAGCAGATCCAGATCAATCTGGTCACGCTGTCTGGCCATGTGGAGGAGGACGACGACGAATTCTCCCTGAGCTGGAACCAGTAA
- a CDS encoding aromatic/alkene monooxygenase hydroxylase subunit beta, with translation MNIELSAREIQPLRHTFARVATYTGDKPASRYLEATLGVQPTHHFHYRPLWEPEFELFDTGRTAIRMADWNALRDPRQYYYATWTMTRARQQEAVEANYQFVESRNLAGKMSDALRAKACDVLMPLRHVAWGGNMNNSQICSRGYGTPFTAPAMMHAMDHLGVAQYLTRLGLVMDEPGVLEAGKNDWMQHPAWQPLRHLVEDLLVVQDPMELFVAQNMVLDGLLYPLIYNHFVDEHVTVQGGTAVAMLTAFMPEWHTETARWIDAVVKVAAAESADNRSQLSHWYLSYAEHAGVALAAVAELALGARGAAVLSEVRQSLDARARKAGLDI, from the coding sequence ATGAATATCGAGCTTTCGGCGCGCGAGATACAGCCGCTGCGCCATACCTTTGCCCGCGTGGCAACCTACACGGGAGACAAGCCCGCGTCGCGCTATCTGGAGGCCACGTTGGGCGTGCAGCCCACGCACCACTTCCATTACCGGCCGCTGTGGGAGCCAGAGTTCGAGCTGTTCGACACCGGCCGCACGGCGATCCGCATGGCGGACTGGAACGCGCTGCGCGATCCACGTCAGTACTACTACGCCACCTGGACCATGACCCGCGCCAGGCAGCAGGAGGCTGTGGAAGCCAACTACCAGTTTGTGGAGTCGCGCAATCTGGCCGGCAAGATGTCCGATGCCCTGCGCGCCAAGGCCTGCGATGTATTGATGCCGCTACGCCATGTGGCCTGGGGCGGCAATATGAACAACAGCCAGATCTGCTCACGCGGCTACGGTACGCCCTTCACGGCTCCGGCCATGATGCATGCCATGGACCACCTGGGTGTGGCCCAGTACCTCACGCGACTGGGCCTGGTCATGGACGAGCCCGGCGTGCTCGAGGCCGGCAAGAACGACTGGATGCAGCACCCGGCCTGGCAGCCGCTGCGCCATCTGGTGGAAGACCTGCTTGTGGTGCAGGACCCCATGGAGCTGTTCGTTGCCCAGAATATGGTGCTCGACGGACTGCTCTATCCCCTGATCTACAACCACTTCGTCGACGAGCATGTCACGGTGCAGGGCGGCACGGCCGTGGCCATGCTCACGGCCTTCATGCCCGAGTGGCACACCGAGACCGCACGCTGGATCGATGCCGTGGTCAAGGTAGCTGCAGCCGAATCCGCAGACAACCGCAGCCAGCTGTCGCACTGGTATCTGAGCTATGCCGAGCATGCCGGCGTGGCATTGGCCGCCGTGGCCGAACTGGCCCTGGGTGCGCGTGGCGCAGCCGTGCTCAGCGAAGTTCGCCAAAGCCTGGATGCCCGTGCCCGCAAGGCCGGTCTGGACATCTGA
- a CDS encoding phenol hydroxylase subunit: METSTLDLPACDLTRRSVRVLQRRANGFVDFEFSVGWPELTVELAMTEADFEAFCQVQKARLL; this comes from the coding sequence ATGGAAACAAGCACTCTCGATCTTCCCGCCTGCGATCTCACGCGCCGTTCGGTGCGCGTGCTGCAAAGGCGCGCCAACGGTTTTGTGGACTTCGAGTTCTCCGTGGGCTGGCCCGAACTCACGGTGGAGCTGGCCATGACAGAGGCCGACTTTGAGGCCTTCTGCCAGGTCCAGAAAGCCAGGCTGCTCTGA
- a CDS encoding aromatic/alkene/methane monooxygenase hydroxylase/oxygenase subunit alpha, whose translation MDAPVIKKKLGLKDRYTAMTRGLGWETSYQPMDKVFPYDKFEGIKIHDWDKWEDPFRLTMDAYWKYQGEKEKKLYAVIEAFAQNNGQLGVTDARYLNALKLFIQGVVPLEYYAHRGFAHAGRHFTGAGARVAAQMQSIDELRHFQTETHALSNYNKYFNGMHSSSHWFDRVWFLSVPKSFFEDALSAGPFEFLTAVSFSFEYVLTNLLFVPFMSGAAHNGDLSTVTFGFSAQSDESRHMTLGIECIKFMLEQDPGNVPIVQRWIDKWFWRGYRVLTLVAMMQDYMLPKRVMSWKEAWEMYAEENGGALFRDLARYGIREPAGWKLACEGKDHISHQAWNIFYNYTAAAPFHTWVPGEQEMQWLSEKYPDSFDKHYRPRLEHYRAEQQAGKRFYSKTLPMLCTTCQIPMGFTEPGDATKICYRESDYEGSKYHFCSDGCKHVFDDEPEKFVQSWLPVHQIYQGNCFKPDVDPTAEGFDPLAAVLDWYGMNVGRDNMDFEGSEDQRNFAAWRGDPPPATSANNAATNASANPSQEAQP comes from the coding sequence ATGGACGCACCCGTAATCAAGAAAAAGCTGGGCCTCAAGGACCGCTACACCGCCATGACACGTGGCCTGGGCTGGGAGACCAGCTACCAGCCCATGGACAAGGTCTTCCCCTATGACAAGTTCGAGGGCATCAAGATCCACGACTGGGACAAGTGGGAAGACCCCTTCCGCCTGACCATGGACGCCTACTGGAAGTACCAGGGCGAAAAAGAGAAAAAGCTCTACGCCGTGATCGAGGCCTTTGCCCAGAACAACGGCCAGTTGGGCGTGACCGATGCGCGCTATCTCAACGCGCTCAAGCTGTTCATCCAGGGCGTTGTGCCGCTGGAGTATTACGCTCACCGCGGTTTTGCCCATGCGGGCCGGCATTTCACCGGTGCGGGGGCGCGCGTGGCGGCGCAGATGCAGTCCATCGACGAGCTGCGCCACTTCCAGACCGAGACCCATGCGCTGTCCAACTACAACAAGTACTTCAACGGCATGCACAGCTCCAGTCACTGGTTCGACCGGGTCTGGTTTTTGTCGGTGCCCAAGTCCTTTTTTGAAGATGCGCTGAGCGCAGGCCCGTTCGAGTTCCTCACGGCAGTGAGCTTCTCCTTCGAATATGTGCTGACCAATCTGCTGTTCGTTCCCTTTATGTCGGGCGCGGCGCACAACGGCGATCTGTCCACCGTGACCTTTGGCTTCTCGGCGCAAAGCGATGAGTCGCGCCATATGACGCTGGGCATCGAATGCATCAAGTTCATGCTGGAGCAGGACCCGGGCAACGTGCCCATCGTGCAGCGCTGGATCGACAAATGGTTCTGGCGCGGCTACCGCGTGCTGACCCTGGTGGCCATGATGCAGGATTACATGCTGCCCAAGCGCGTGATGAGCTGGAAGGAAGCCTGGGAGATGTATGCCGAGGAAAACGGCGGCGCTCTGTTCCGCGATCTGGCGCGCTACGGCATCCGAGAGCCCGCAGGCTGGAAGCTGGCCTGCGAAGGCAAGGACCACATCAGCCACCAGGCCTGGAACATCTTCTACAACTACACGGCGGCCGCACCTTTTCACACCTGGGTGCCCGGCGAGCAGGAGATGCAGTGGCTGTCTGAAAAATACCCGGACAGCTTTGACAAGCACTACCGTCCCCGCCTGGAGCACTATCGTGCAGAGCAGCAGGCCGGCAAGCGCTTTTACAGCAAGACCCTGCCCATGCTGTGCACCACCTGCCAGATCCCTATGGGCTTCACCGAGCCCGGTGACGCCACCAAGATCTGCTATCGCGAGTCCGACTACGAGGGCAGCAAGTACCACTTCTGCAGCGACGGCTGCAAGCATGTCTTCGACGACGAGCCCGAGAAGTTTGTCCAGTCCTGGCTGCCCGTGCACCAGATCTACCAGGGCAACTGCTTCAAGCCCGATGTGGACCCCACGGCCGAAGGCTTTGACCCGCTGGCTGCGGTGCTGGACTGGTACGGCATGAATGTGGGCCGCGACAACATGGACTTTGAGGGATCGGAGGACCAGCGCAATTTCGCGGCCTGGCGCGGCGACCCGCCACCGGCAACCTCGGCCAACAACGCAGCCACTAACGCTTCCGCCAACCCCAGCCAGGAGGCCCAGCCATGA
- a CDS encoding phenol hydroxylase subunit P4, translated as MSVTALKPYRFPAKDVRENFPAPLLYIGWEDHLMFCSPVALPLPPDMPFGALAQAVLPDVYGAHPDFARIDWSEVQWFKSGQPWSPDASKSLADNGLTHKDVIRFRTPGLIGIQGSYS; from the coding sequence ATGAGCGTCACCGCACTCAAGCCCTATCGCTTTCCCGCCAAGGATGTGCGCGAGAACTTTCCCGCGCCTCTGCTCTATATCGGCTGGGAAGACCACCTGATGTTCTGCTCGCCCGTGGCCCTGCCGCTGCCGCCCGATATGCCTTTCGGTGCGCTGGCCCAGGCCGTGCTGCCCGACGTCTATGGCGCCCACCCCGACTTTGCACGCATCGACTGGAGCGAGGTGCAGTGGTTCAAGTCGGGCCAGCCCTGGTCGCCCGATGCGTCCAAGTCGCTGGCCGACAACGGCCTGACGCACAAGGACGTGATCCGCTTTCGCACCCCGGGCCTGATCGGCATCCAAGGCTCTTACAGCTAA